From a single Oxalobacter vibrioformis genomic region:
- a CDS encoding ATP phosphoribosyltransferase regulatory subunit, whose product MSNNWLLPEFIADVLPAEARKMEELRRLILDKFRIYGYELVMPPMLEYVESLLTGTGQDTDLFTFKLVDQLSGRTMGLRADMTTQVARIDAHLINRATVTRLCYAGSVLHTRPAGLQSTREPFQIGAEIYGHGGLEADAEIQALALASLKAAGISGMSLNLSHAGLLRSLVADDPVAKGNAPALFDLLETKDMPGLDELTARFHPLTRRALMALPDLYGDINILKEAKKVLPSNAGITLALNDLEYLARVADCERVTIDLADLNGYHYHSGMMFAAFVPGLPNALARGGRYDHVGEAFGRSRPATGFSMDLRELSRLLPPAKKRPAIHAPWSDNVLLCEKIRQLRNAGEVVICDLPGSRAGYDEFICDRELVADGDNWILKTVDKE is encoded by the coding sequence ATGTCCAACAACTGGCTTCTTCCCGAATTTATTGCTGATGTCCTGCCTGCTGAAGCACGCAAGATGGAGGAATTGCGCCGACTGATTCTGGATAAATTCCGTATTTATGGCTATGAGCTGGTTATGCCTCCCATGCTGGAGTATGTCGAGTCGCTTCTGACAGGTACCGGTCAGGATACGGATCTCTTTACGTTCAAGCTGGTTGACCAGCTGTCCGGCCGTACAATGGGCTTGAGAGCGGATATGACGACGCAGGTGGCAAGGATTGACGCTCACCTGATCAATCGGGCAACGGTGACAAGGTTGTGTTATGCGGGCAGCGTACTCCACACACGTCCGGCAGGATTGCAATCGACCCGCGAGCCTTTCCAGATTGGCGCCGAAATCTACGGGCATGGCGGGCTGGAAGCGGATGCCGAAATCCAGGCGCTGGCGCTGGCCTCACTGAAAGCCGCCGGAATTTCAGGTATGAGCCTGAATCTGTCCCATGCAGGGCTTCTACGCTCACTGGTAGCGGATGATCCTGTTGCCAAAGGGAATGCGCCCGCGCTTTTTGATCTGCTGGAAACCAAGGATATGCCTGGGCTGGATGAACTGACTGCCAGATTTCATCCACTGACCAGAAGGGCGCTGATGGCGCTGCCTGATTTGTATGGTGATATCAATATTTTGAAGGAAGCCAAGAAAGTATTGCCTTCCAATGCCGGTATTACCCTGGCCTTAAATGATCTGGAGTATCTTGCACGTGTTGCGGATTGCGAACGTGTCACAATTGATCTGGCTGATCTGAACGGATACCACTATCATAGCGGTATGATGTTTGCGGCTTTTGTGCCCGGTCTGCCAAATGCGCTTGCTCGTGGCGGGCGTTACGACCATGTCGGGGAAGCGTTCGGGCGTTCACGTCCGGCGACCGGTTTTTCCATGGATTTGAGGGAACTGTCCCGTTTGCTGCCGCCAGCGAAAAAGCGTCCGGCCATTCATGCGCCATGGAGTGACAATGTGTTGCTGTGCGAAAAAATCCGGCAACTGAGAAACGCAGGAGAGGTTGTCATCTGTGATTTGCCCGGCTCCCGCGCCGGGTATGACGAATTTATTTGTGACCGGGAACTGGTAGCAGATGGCGATAACTGGATACTGAAAACTGTAGATAAGGAATAA
- the hflC gene encoding protease modulator HflC: MRFIISATGLFLVLITFITGIFVVDQRQYAIVFALGEVTNVIEQPGFNIKLPAPFQNVIFLDKRILSSETHEPDRIITAEKMNILVDWYVKWRIVDPKLYYVSFGADEQRTQDRLAQIVKASLNDEITKRTLRQVIAGDRDSLMAAIKKKMSDEAKQIGIQIVDIRIKRLDYVEQINSSVYERMKSERTRVANELRSTGAAESEKIQADADRQRTVILAEAYREAEKIRGEGDAKASRIYAQAFGKNPEFYKFYRSLEAYRGSFNSKKDVMVVDPSSEFFRYMKNPR, from the coding sequence ATGCGTTTCATTATTTCTGCAACAGGTCTTTTTCTTGTTCTGATCACCTTTATTACGGGCATCTTTGTTGTTGACCAGAGACAATACGCCATTGTGTTTGCACTGGGTGAAGTCACGAATGTTATCGAGCAGCCCGGCTTCAATATCAAGCTCCCTGCACCTTTCCAGAATGTGATCTTCCTTGACAAGCGGATTTTGTCCAGCGAAACGCATGAGCCGGACCGGATTATCACCGCCGAGAAAATGAATATCCTGGTGGACTGGTATGTGAAGTGGCGTATTGTTGATCCCAAGCTGTATTACGTGAGTTTTGGCGCGGATGAACAGCGCACACAGGACAGGCTGGCACAGATCGTCAAGGCGTCCTTGAATGATGAAATCACAAAACGGACATTACGGCAGGTGATTGCCGGGGATCGGGACAGCCTGATGGCTGCCATCAAGAAAAAAATGTCTGATGAAGCCAAGCAGATTGGCATCCAGATTGTGGATATTCGTATCAAGCGACTGGATTATGTGGAACAGATCAATTCTTCGGTGTATGAAAGGATGAAGTCTGAGAGGACCCGTGTCGCCAATGAGTTACGTTCAACCGGTGCGGCAGAGTCGGAAAAGATACAGGCGGATGCAGACAGGCAGCGGACGGTTATTCTGGCTGAGGCCTATCGTGAGGCAGAAAAAATCCGGGGTGAGGGAGATGCCAAGGCTTCGCGGATTTATGCGCAGGCTTTCGGAAAGAATCCTGAGTTCTACAAGTTTTATCGAAGTCTTGAAGCTTACAGGGGCAGCTTTAACAGTAAGAAAGATGTTATGGTTGTTGATCCGTCCTCTGAGTTTTTCCGTTATATGAAAAATCCCAGATAA
- the hflK gene encoding FtsH protease activity modulator HflK, translated as MFHDLFGRGSGDYDHNDPPEIDRMWNKFNERLNRLFKRKKKGGEDPGDDNDSGGDNYDDELNKRRGLRFGLIMLAVVAFLFWMGTGFFIVQEGETGVVMTFGRYSKMTGSGVNWRLPSPFQSHEVVNVSQVRTVEIGYRSSLKNKQPKEALMLTNDENIVDIQFAIQYRLKNAADWVFNNRDQEDMVRQVAETAIREIVGRNKMDFVLYEGRDQIALDAHGLMQEIFDQYQSGVQITNVTMQNVQPPEDVQAAFDDAVKAGQDRERQKNEGEAYANDVIPRARGTASRLIQEAEGYRDQVIANAEGNASRFDMIVAEYQKAPGVTRDRMYIETMQEIFSNTTKLMMDVRSGSNLLYLPFDKLISQTAAQPESANTEAQTSSGVSQVPPVSTDSGRGRESRDRGGR; from the coding sequence ATGTTCCACGACCTTTTTGGCCGTGGTTCGGGTGATTATGATCACAATGACCCGCCTGAAATAGACAGGATGTGGAACAAATTCAATGAGCGGTTGAATCGTTTGTTCAAAAGGAAGAAAAAGGGTGGAGAAGATCCGGGGGATGACAACGACTCCGGAGGTGATAACTATGATGATGAACTGAATAAACGCAGGGGATTGCGTTTCGGGCTGATCATGCTGGCTGTGGTTGCCTTCCTTTTCTGGATGGGGACGGGTTTTTTCATCGTTCAGGAGGGGGAAACCGGTGTTGTGATGACATTCGGCCGGTATAGCAAAATGACAGGGTCCGGCGTGAACTGGCGCCTTCCCAGCCCTTTCCAGAGCCATGAAGTTGTGAATGTGTCGCAGGTGAGAACCGTTGAGATCGGGTACCGTTCTTCACTGAAAAACAAGCAGCCCAAAGAAGCGCTGATGCTGACAAACGATGAAAATATTGTGGATATCCAGTTTGCCATTCAGTATCGCCTGAAAAATGCGGCAGACTGGGTGTTTAATAACCGCGATCAGGAAGACATGGTGCGCCAGGTTGCCGAGACGGCGATTCGTGAAATTGTCGGCAGAAACAAGATGGATTTTGTGCTGTATGAAGGGCGTGACCAGATTGCGCTGGATGCCCATGGCCTGATGCAGGAAATATTTGACCAGTATCAGTCAGGTGTCCAGATTACCAATGTCACCATGCAGAATGTACAGCCACCGGAAGATGTGCAGGCGGCATTCGATGATGCGGTCAAGGCAGGCCAGGATCGTGAACGTCAGAAAAACGAAGGGGAAGCCTATGCCAATGACGTTATCCCACGGGCAAGAGGAACGGCTTCGCGCCTGATACAGGAAGCGGAAGGCTACCGGGATCAGGTCATTGCGAATGCAGAAGGTAATGCATCCCGTTTTGACATGATCGTGGCTGAATATCAGAAAGCACCCGGTGTCACGAGGGACAGGATGTACATTGAAACCATGCAGGAAATCTTTTCCAATACCACCAAGCTCATGATGGATGTCAGAAGCGGCAGCAATCTGCTGTACTTGCCGTTTGACAAGCTGATATCGCAAACCGCAGCTCAACCCGAATCAGCAAATACCGAGGCACAGACGTCAAGTGGTGTGTCACAGGTGCCGCCTGTTTCTACGGATTCAGGGCGCGGGCGTGAGTCAAGAGACAGGGGAGGCAGATAA
- the hflX gene encoding GTPase HflX, whose amino-acid sequence MHKTPDIPKKKVAGQGEVLSALLVGVDFGQSDFASSMEELALLAKSAGALPVATITTKRSSPDAALFIGSGKADEVQAAIEQYACDLVIFNHALSPAQQRNLERKLETGVVDRTSLILDIFAQRAKSHEGKVQVELAQLQHLSTRLVRGWTHLERQKGGIGLRGPGETQLETDRRLIGERVRMLRSRLDKLQRQRETQRRSRSRNHIFSFSLVGYTNAGKSTLFNALTKAGTYVADQLFATLDTTSRRVYLEEAGNVVVSDTVGFVRELPHQLVAAFKATLEETIHADLLLHVVDAASPTRRDQIEQVNLVLKEIGADDVPQLLVLNKIDLADLNPGMERDEYGKIQRVLVSAHTGAGMDLLRHAVAEYALEAKRQHMQPDTADAGSAS is encoded by the coding sequence ATGCACAAAACGCCTGATATCCCGAAAAAAAAAGTGGCAGGACAGGGTGAAGTGTTATCTGCCCTTCTTGTCGGAGTGGATTTCGGGCAAAGTGATTTTGCTTCCAGTATGGAAGAGCTGGCGCTTTTAGCCAAATCAGCCGGTGCGCTCCCGGTTGCCACCATTACCACAAAGCGATCGAGTCCCGACGCAGCTCTTTTTATCGGCAGCGGAAAGGCGGATGAAGTACAGGCTGCGATTGAACAGTATGCGTGTGATCTGGTTATTTTCAATCACGCCCTGTCACCTGCGCAACAGCGAAATCTTGAGCGTAAACTGGAAACCGGGGTGGTTGACAGAACCAGCCTGATTCTGGATATTTTTGCACAGCGCGCCAAAAGCCATGAGGGCAAGGTACAGGTTGAGCTGGCGCAATTGCAGCATCTTTCCACCCGCCTTGTCAGGGGATGGACCCATCTTGAGCGGCAAAAGGGCGGTATTGGCCTGCGTGGACCCGGTGAAACCCAGCTGGAAACGGATCGCCGCCTGATTGGTGAACGTGTCAGAATGCTGCGTTCCCGTCTGGACAAGCTGCAAAGGCAACGAGAAACCCAGCGCCGCTCACGCAGCCGCAATCACATTTTTTCCTTTTCGCTCGTCGGGTATACCAATGCCGGTAAATCCACGCTTTTTAATGCCCTGACAAAAGCAGGAACCTATGTGGCGGATCAGTTGTTTGCCACGCTTGACACCACGTCACGCCGTGTTTATCTGGAAGAGGCGGGAAATGTCGTTGTGTCAGATACGGTGGGTTTTGTGCGGGAATTGCCCCACCAGCTTGTGGCGGCTTTCAAGGCCACGCTTGAAGAAACGATTCATGCGGATTTGCTGCTGCATGTGGTGGATGCTGCCAGCCCGACACGGCGCGACCAGATAGAGCAGGTCAATCTGGTGCTGAAAGAAATCGGTGCAGATGATGTTCCGCAACTGCTGGTATTGAACAAGATTGACCTGGCAGACTTAAATCCGGGCATGGAGCGGGATGAATATGGTAAAATTCAACGCGTTTTGGTCAGTGCGCATACCGGAGCAGGCATGGATCTGCTCAGGCACGCGGTGGCCGAATATGCTTTGGAAGCCAAAAGACAGCACATGCAGCCGGATACGGCTGATGCAGGGAGTGCTTCCTGA
- the hfq gene encoding RNA chaperone Hfq: MSTGKGQMLQDPFLNILRKEHIPVSIYLINGIKLQGQIESFDQYVVLLRNSVTQMVYKHAISTVVPSRPVNLHSDAQNA; the protein is encoded by the coding sequence ATGAGTACTGGCAAAGGACAAATGCTGCAGGATCCTTTCCTCAATATCCTGCGAAAGGAACATATTCCTGTTTCGATTTATCTGATCAACGGGATCAAGTTACAGGGACAGATTGAATCTTTTGACCAATATGTCGTATTGTTGCGTAACAGCGTAACGCAGATGGTATACAAGCATGCCATTTCAACGGTCGTGCCTTCCAGACCGGTCAACCTGCATTCTGATGCACAAAACGCCTGA
- the der gene encoding ribosome biogenesis GTPase Der: protein MKPVIALVGRPNVGKSTLFNRLTRSRAALVADFPGLTRDRHYGEGRIGERPFLVIDTGGFEPVAKDGILQEMARQTKQAVAEADVVVFMVDGRQGMTPHDKSITEYLRRSGRPVILVVNKAEGMKYTAVTADFYELGLGEPLVISSAHGDGVHTMVESALDAVSAVEVPPEDEETADRPIRLAIVGRPNVGKSTLINALLGEERVIAFDLPGTTRDAIEIPFERDGKHYTLIDTAGLRRRGKVFQAIEKFSVVKTLQAISDANVVLLLLDAQQDISDQDAHIAGFILESGRALVVGINKWDGLPVDTRNLVKSEAERKLHFLSFAKFHYISALKQTGISSLMRSINAAYSAAMANLSTPRLTRVLKDATEHQQPPRAKGAIRPKLRYAHQGGKNPPIIVIHGNGLDHISQDYRRYLERHFRDAFSLTGTPLQIEFRTGKNPFDPEKGK, encoded by the coding sequence ATGAAACCTGTTATTGCGCTTGTGGGACGGCCTAATGTGGGCAAGTCCACACTATTTAACCGACTGACCCGGTCCCGGGCAGCACTGGTGGCCGATTTTCCGGGGCTGACCAGGGATAGGCACTATGGGGAAGGCCGGATTGGAGAGCGTCCCTTCCTGGTGATTGATACTGGCGGGTTTGAGCCGGTTGCCAAGGACGGTATCCTTCAGGAAATGGCCCGGCAGACGAAGCAGGCTGTTGCCGAGGCGGATGTCGTTGTTTTTATGGTGGATGGCCGCCAGGGCATGACACCGCATGATAAGTCCATTACCGAATACCTTCGCAGATCCGGGCGCCCGGTCATTCTTGTGGTCAACAAGGCCGAGGGAATGAAATATACCGCAGTTACCGCCGATTTTTATGAGCTGGGGCTGGGTGAGCCCCTCGTTATTTCTTCTGCCCATGGGGATGGTGTGCACACCATGGTGGAAAGCGCGCTTGATGCGGTTTCTGCTGTTGAGGTGCCGCCAGAAGATGAGGAAACCGCAGATCGTCCGATTCGCCTTGCTATTGTTGGGCGCCCCAATGTGGGCAAGTCCACGCTGATTAACGCGCTCTTGGGAGAGGAAAGGGTTATTGCCTTTGATCTTCCCGGTACAACCCGGGATGCGATTGAGATTCCTTTTGAGCGTGACGGCAAGCATTATACGCTGATTGATACAGCCGGCCTGCGTCGTCGCGGGAAAGTGTTTCAGGCCATTGAAAAATTTTCTGTCGTCAAGACATTGCAGGCCATATCCGATGCCAATGTGGTCCTGCTTTTGCTGGATGCCCAGCAGGATATTTCAGATCAGGATGCGCATATTGCCGGTTTTATCCTGGAAAGCGGCAGGGCACTCGTTGTCGGGATCAACAAGTGGGACGGTTTGCCTGTTGATACCCGGAATCTGGTGAAAAGTGAGGCCGAGCGCAAGCTGCATTTTCTGTCTTTTGCCAAATTCCATTACATCTCGGCATTAAAGCAGACCGGTATTTCATCGCTCATGCGTTCCATCAATGCCGCTTATTCCGCGGCGATGGCCAATCTTTCCACCCCAAGGTTGACCCGTGTATTAAAAGATGCAACGGAACACCAGCAGCCACCACGGGCCAAGGGTGCGATTCGCCCGAAACTGCGTTACGCGCATCAGGGCGGAAAAAATCCGCCTATTATTGTGATTCACGGGAACGGGCTGGACCATATCAGCCAGGATTACCGCCGTTATCTGGAAAGACACTTCAGGGATGCGTTTTCACTGACCGGTACCCCATTGCAGATTGAGTTCAGAACCGGCAAGAATCCGTTTGATCCGGAAAAGGGAAAATGA
- the bamB gene encoding outer membrane protein assembly factor BamB has protein sequence MRLTRAIIAVLTVGLTLLLSGCSFSWIDSINPFSRGTPRNLPADLVEFEQIRSVTESWSLNVGSSDNFIFTPVATYDSIYAASAKGTIVRVDPQTGSEVWRIDAGIPLTAGVGTDGHTIVVAGKNGVLLAFDSDGKEKWKAQMSSEALSAPAVGGDMVVVRTLDNHISGFEADSGERKWMVTRRAPPLMLRSAPGIAIVGPTAIVALPGGRMISLMLANGGTNWDVVVGDPRGTTDLERIADTSGMPAVLGRLVCAASFQGRVACYDVVSGGGVWAKELSSDVGVSVDDDFVYAADEAGAVYAFVNLRGQSVWRNERLAYRALSTPVSFERTVAVGDLQGYVHFLSKEDGGFISRTATDGSAIKATPLVVGEKLIIQTTGGRLLALMIN, from the coding sequence ATGAGATTGACACGTGCCATTATCGCTGTTTTGACAGTAGGCCTGACGCTGCTGTTGTCAGGCTGTTCCTTTTCATGGATTGATTCCATCAATCCGTTTTCCAGGGGAACACCAAGAAATCTGCCGGCAGACCTGGTGGAGTTTGAACAGATCCGGTCAGTTACCGAATCCTGGTCACTCAATGTGGGTTCATCAGATAATTTCATTTTCACGCCGGTTGCAACGTATGACAGCATTTATGCTGCTTCTGCCAAAGGCACGATTGTGCGTGTTGATCCGCAAACGGGCAGTGAAGTCTGGCGGATTGATGCCGGTATTCCCCTGACAGCCGGTGTGGGTACGGATGGTCATACCATTGTTGTTGCCGGAAAAAACGGCGTGTTGCTGGCGTTTGATTCTGATGGCAAGGAAAAATGGAAGGCGCAGATGTCGAGTGAAGCGCTTTCGGCCCCGGCCGTTGGTGGTGATATGGTCGTTGTACGTACGCTGGATAATCATATTTCCGGGTTTGAGGCAGATTCCGGTGAACGAAAATGGATGGTGACACGGCGTGCGCCGCCCCTGATGTTGCGATCAGCCCCTGGTATTGCCATTGTTGGTCCTACCGCGATCGTTGCCTTGCCTGGCGGCCGGATGATTTCCCTGATGCTGGCCAATGGCGGCACGAACTGGGACGTGGTTGTCGGTGATCCGCGTGGAACAACCGATCTGGAGCGAATTGCGGATACCTCAGGCATGCCTGCCGTACTGGGCAGGCTGGTTTGCGCCGCCTCTTTTCAAGGCCGGGTAGCCTGCTATGATGTGGTCAGTGGTGGTGGTGTCTGGGCAAAAGAGCTTTCCAGTGATGTGGGGGTCAGCGTTGACGATGACTTTGTTTATGCCGCAGATGAGGCAGGTGCGGTGTATGCCTTTGTCAATCTCCGGGGACAAAGCGTCTGGCGCAATGAACGCCTGGCATACCGTGCGCTGTCAACGCCGGTTTCTTTTGAGAGGACGGTAGCGGTAGGTGATCTGCAGGGATATGTGCATTTTCTTTCAAAGGAAGATGGCGGATTCATCTCGCGCACCGCAACCGATGGCTCTGCCATCAAGGCAACCCCGCTGGTGGTTGGCGAGAAGCTGATTATCCAGACGACAGGCGGGCGTCTTTTGGCATTAATGATCAACTGA
- a CDS encoding YfgM family protein, whose translation MAYDLEEQEQLAAIKAWWKQYGNLVLWLVIIALTAYTAWTLWGNYQRTQAEQASQLYYEMQNAVQSNDNERAQRIASDMQEKFGSTPYASMTNLIAARIAHDFKENDMARARLKWIVDNGKGDGYKAIARIRLAGILLDEKKYDEAQGVLSAKFPEAFASIAEDRRGDVYYAQDKLDEARKAYQAALTKASPDDPGRALIQLKLDDLGGDAAAK comes from the coding sequence ATGGCATACGATCTTGAAGAACAGGAACAATTAGCGGCTATCAAGGCCTGGTGGAAGCAATACGGCAATCTGGTGCTGTGGCTTGTCATCATTGCGTTGACTGCTTATACCGCCTGGACGCTCTGGGGCAATTATCAGCGCACACAGGCTGAGCAGGCATCACAACTGTATTACGAAATGCAAAACGCCGTTCAGTCGAATGATAATGAACGGGCGCAGCGCATTGCATCCGATATGCAGGAAAAATTCGGTTCGACCCCTTATGCTTCCATGACCAATCTGATTGCTGCGCGCATTGCACATGATTTCAAGGAAAATGACATGGCAAGGGCGCGCCTGAAATGGATTGTCGACAATGGCAAGGGCGATGGATACAAGGCCATCGCACGTATCAGGCTGGCAGGGATTTTGCTGGATGAGAAAAAATATGATGAGGCACAGGGGGTATTGAGCGCGAAATTTCCTGAAGCCTTTGCCAGTATTGCAGAAGACAGAAGAGGCGATGTGTATTATGCGCAGGACAAACTGGACGAAGCCAGAAAAGCTTATCAGGCTGCGTTGACAAAAGCTTCACCTGATGACCCGGGCAGGGCGCTTATTCAGCTCAAGCTGGACGATCTGGGTGGTGATGCTGCTGCAAAATGA
- the hisS gene encoding histidine--tRNA ligase → MSENKKTNKNRKIPGIKGMNDILPEDAPVWELLENTAESVLKSYGYQRIRTPIVEETALFARGLGAVTDIVEKEMYSFEDALNGDNLTLRPESTAGVVRAVVEHNLTYNGPKRLWYCGPMFRHERPQRGRYRQFHQIGAEALGFGGPDIDAELILLCQRLWDDLGLENIRLEINSIGNAEERNRHRADLIAYFEKHSDILDEDAQRRLYSNPLRILDTKNPAMQEMVNAAPKLLDYLDQESLQHFEGLQKILQHNNIPFTINPRLVRGMDYYNRTVFEWISEELGSQGTICGGGRYDPLFEMFGGRPTPSCGFALGVERLIDLMKTQGSANFAENVDVYIVHQGEDALLEAFALAEALRGTGLDVILHCSPAAAGSSFKAQMKRADDSGAPFAILLGEDELQGGNASVKALRSPDMENNQRLVPLAKVADYLVDQIIGETEHEETCACGCGSLGAAPTHGIH, encoded by the coding sequence ATGTCTGAAAACAAAAAAACAAATAAAAACAGAAAGATACCCGGCATCAAGGGGATGAACGATATTCTCCCGGAGGATGCACCGGTATGGGAACTTCTGGAAAACACGGCAGAATCCGTGCTGAAAAGCTATGGTTATCAGCGCATTCGCACACCGATTGTCGAGGAAACGGCGCTTTTTGCCCGTGGTCTGGGCGCGGTGACTGATATTGTGGAAAAGGAGATGTACTCTTTTGAGGATGCGTTAAATGGTGACAATCTGACGTTGCGTCCGGAAAGCACGGCCGGTGTGGTTCGTGCGGTTGTGGAGCACAATCTCACCTATAACGGGCCAAAACGGTTATGGTATTGTGGCCCGATGTTCCGTCATGAGCGCCCCCAGCGTGGACGCTACCGGCAGTTTCACCAGATTGGCGCAGAGGCGCTTGGATTTGGCGGCCCGGATATTGATGCCGAACTGATCCTGCTGTGCCAGCGGTTGTGGGATGATCTTGGGCTGGAAAACATTCGCCTGGAGATTAATTCCATTGGCAATGCCGAGGAAAGAAACCGTCACAGGGCGGACCTGATTGCTTATTTTGAAAAACACAGCGATATCCTGGATGAGGATGCCCAAAGGCGTCTGTATTCCAATCCGTTGCGTATTTTAGATACCAAAAACCCGGCCATGCAGGAAATGGTCAATGCGGCACCGAAACTGCTTGATTATCTGGATCAGGAATCCCTGCAGCATTTTGAAGGGTTGCAGAAGATCCTGCAGCATAACAATATCCCGTTTACCATCAATCCGCGCCTGGTTCGCGGCATGGATTATTACAACCGTACCGTGTTTGAGTGGATCAGTGAGGAGCTGGGTTCGCAGGGTACGATATGCGGTGGCGGCAGGTATGATCCGCTGTTTGAAATGTTTGGCGGCCGTCCGACACCTTCCTGTGGTTTTGCCCTGGGTGTCGAGCGGCTGATTGATCTGATGAAAACACAGGGAAGCGCCAATTTTGCGGAAAACGTGGATGTCTATATCGTTCACCAGGGTGAAGATGCCCTGCTTGAGGCATTTGCTCTGGCAGAAGCCTTGCGTGGCACGGGACTTGATGTAATACTGCATTGCTCACCTGCAGCGGCAGGCAGTAGTTTCAAGGCGCAGATGAAACGTGCTGATGACAGCGGCGCACCCTTTGCCATCCTGCTTGGAGAAGATGAGTTACAAGGGGGAAATGCCAGCGTCAAGGCACTGCGCTCCCCTGATATGGAAAACAACCAGCGCCTGGTTCCTCTGGCAAAGGTTGCAGATTATCTGGTTGACCAGATAATCGGGGAAACGGAACATGAGGAAACCTGCGCGTGTGGTTGTGGCAGCTTAGGCGCTGCGCCAACTCATGGCATTCATTAA
- the ispG gene encoding flavodoxin-dependent (E)-4-hydroxy-3-methylbut-2-enyl-diphosphate synthase produces the protein MKREEKPISSGSAPRRKTHAVAVPGNTGPVIIGGDAPVVVQSMTNTDTSDVEQTVCQVMELVQAGSELVRMTVNTPAAAQAVPLIRQRLDDAGIHVPLIGDFHFNGHVLLQDFPACARALAKYRINPGNVGIGESRDSQFATMIDIACRYEKPVRIGVNWGSLDQALLKRIMDENAGRSAPWPAPSVMYEALVTSAVESAAQAEALGMPADRIVLSCKVSGVQDLIAVYRELSVRCDYALHLGLTEAGVGSKGIVASSAALSVLLEEGIGDTIRISITPDPGSSRAREVVVAQELLQSMGLRNFVPMVTSCPGCGRTSSTLFQELASNTQHYLREQMTVWKNRYPGVESMNVAVMGCIVNGPGESQHANIGISLPGNGETPMAMVFEDGKRKTMLRGDNLDEQFQALILKYVQSHYG, from the coding sequence ATGAAACGTGAAGAAAAGCCGATTTCGTCAGGATCGGCCCCCCGCAGGAAGACGCATGCGGTTGCGGTACCCGGTAACACGGGACCGGTTATCATCGGTGGAGATGCACCTGTTGTGGTGCAATCCATGACAAATACTGATACCTCTGATGTCGAACAAACTGTCTGCCAGGTAATGGAACTTGTTCAGGCCGGCTCTGAGCTTGTCCGTATGACAGTCAATACACCAGCGGCCGCCCAGGCGGTTCCGTTGATACGTCAGCGGCTTGATGATGCGGGTATCCATGTCCCCCTGATCGGGGATTTTCATTTTAATGGCCACGTTCTGCTGCAGGACTTTCCGGCGTGTGCCAGGGCGCTGGCAAAATACCGTATCAATCCCGGAAATGTTGGTATTGGAGAAAGCCGGGACAGCCAGTTTGCCACCATGATTGACATTGCCTGCCGGTATGAAAAGCCGGTGCGTATCGGAGTGAACTGGGGAAGCCTGGATCAGGCGCTGTTAAAACGTATCATGGATGAAAATGCGGGCCGCTCAGCGCCATGGCCTGCGCCAAGTGTCATGTATGAGGCATTGGTGACATCTGCAGTGGAGAGTGCTGCCCAGGCAGAGGCGCTGGGTATGCCCGCCGACAGGATTGTTCTGTCATGCAAGGTTTCCGGTGTGCAGGATTTGATTGCGGTTTACCGTGAGCTGTCGGTACGGTGTGATTATGCGCTTCATCTCGGTTTGACGGAGGCCGGTGTCGGCAGCAAGGGGATCGTGGCGTCCTCGGCGGCCCTGTCGGTATTGCTTGAGGAAGGAATCGGGGATACGATCCGGATTTCCATCACGCCGGATCCGGGGAGCTCCCGTGCCCGTGAAGTCGTGGTTGCGCAGGAGTTGTTGCAGAGCATGGGGCTGCGCAATTTTGTTCCGATGGTGACGTCATGTCCGGGGTGTGGAAGAACATCATCGACGCTCTTTCAGGAGCTTGCCAGCAATACCCAGCATTATCTGCGCGAACAGATGACGGTATGGAAAAACCGGTATCCGGGCGTGGAAAGTATGAATGTGGCGGTGATGGGATGTATTGTGAATGGCCCCGGAGAATCACAGCATGCCAATATCGGCATCAGTCTGCCGGGAAATGGCGAAACTCCCATGGCGATGGTATTTGAAGATGGTAAAAGAAAAACCATGCTGCGGGGTGATAATCTCGACGAGCAGTTTCAGGCATTGATTCTGAAATATGTTCAGTCGCATTATGGCTAA